One genomic window of Misgurnus anguillicaudatus chromosome 12, ASM2758022v2, whole genome shotgun sequence includes the following:
- the LOC129447142 gene encoding uncharacterized protein: MEECDEMDEYVTVAVPGKRKRRYADNSARSRAKENRYSGVDKIPQVACTHNNSVTCRAGALTEADITYINAKLYTSRDKVKQDAILLSYMYVMPCKRRRRKVKAEEKQRQRDLTIKYFVLKEDTTIVPVCQASFLSIFGVKKDRVQGVAKYWLENGKARPENRGGHRQKDEEAAKRQKVRSHIQSFACKATRYARRGAPGRKFLPGDLSVAKMHRIFLEQNHQEVSYSLYWSIFVYEFNLGFGHPAKDVCAACVKSRIAIKDPDLSAEEKRDKILMYTVHCRRARQFFDTLHDVGDTYTVCFDIMENLVLPKSAVGHAYNSHHLYMYVLAIVRHRGRGEPQRRHEISLYTWLEYQNSKDSNMVASALQHYLTSVARADLHQCQSLRLFSDSCYVQNKNINVLSMLFALRSQLFPQLNITYFFPIRGHSFLPADRVFERIEQDIEKKAAILMPEEYCEILRQHGTVHEYGKDWQCYDFKEEAGRFTKSLRLVKISDARVLQISGDKLGFKPSFAGEFSQHSVLKRWKKWCQFNPPLLPNVNCVKEEKKTDVMKILGEMGVEKSVLDFYENILSNAGDKDFAQDLDDSDVE, from the exons ATGGAGGAGTGTGATGAAATGGATGAATATGTGACAGTTGCTGTCCCTGGCAAAAGAAAACGTCGCTACGCAGACAATTCCGCCCGTTCTAGGGCGAAAGAAAATCGGTACAGTGGCGTTGACAAGATTCCGCAAGTAGCGTGTACACACAACAACAGTGTTACGTGTCGGGCTGGCGCGCTGACAGAGGCGGACATAACATACATTAACGCAAAGCTGTATACCAGCCGTGACAAGGTAAAGCAAGATGCGATCCTGCTGTCTTACATGTATGTAATGCCGTGTAAGCGGAGGCGGCGGAAAGTAAAAGCCGAGGAGAAGCAAAGACAAAGAGATTTGACCATCAAATACTTCGTCTTAAAAGAAGACACAACCATAGTTCCCGTGTGCCAGGCTTCGTTCCTCAGCATTTTCG gTGTCAAAAAAGATCGAGTCCAAGGCGTTGCGAAGTATTGGCTCGAGAATGGCAAAGCACGTCCTGAAAACCGTGGCGGTCACAGGCAAAAAGATGAGGAAGCTGCAAAGAGGCAGAAGGTTCGAAGCCACATCCAGTCTTTTGCTTGCAAAGCGACCCGCTACGCCCGACGCGGGGCACCGGGGAGGAAGTTCCTTCCCGGTGACTTGAGCGTAGCGAAAATGCACAGGATATTTCTTGAGCAAAACCATCAGGAAGTTTCGTACTCGCTCTACTGGAGCATCTTCGTCTACGAATTTAACCTGGGCTTCGGTCATCCCGCTAAAGACGTGTGCGCTGCGTGCGTCAAATCCCGCATCGCGATTAAAGACCCCGACCTGTCCGCGGAAGAAAAGCGGGACAAGATTCTAATGTACACGGTACACTGTCGCCGCGCACGTCAGTTTTTCGACACGCTACATGATGTGGGCGATACTTACACTGTTTGCTTTGACATAATGGAGAACCTAGTCCTTCCAAAGTCTGCGGTTGGCCATGCGTATAATTCTCATCatctatacatgtatgtgttagCCATAGTTCGTCACCGCGGGAGAGGTGAACCCCAAAGAAGGCACGAGATCAGTCTCTACACCTGGCTTGAATATCAGAACTCCAAGGACAGTAACATGGTTGCTTCAGCTTTACAGCACTATCTCACCTCAGTCGCTAGAGCTGATCTACATCAATGTCAGAGTCTCCGCTTGTTCTCAGATTCCTGCTACGTCCAGAACAAGAACATAAACGTTCTGTCCATGCTGTTTGCGCTCCGTAGCCAACTGTTCCCTCAGCTTAACATCACCTACTTCTTTCCGATTCGAGGACACAGTTTTCTTCCGGCAGACCGAGTGTTTGAAAGGATCGAGCAAGACATTGAGAAAAAGGCAGCCATTTTGATGCCAGAGGAGTACTGcgaaattttaaggcagcacgGCACCGTACATGAATATGGAAAAGATTGGCAGTGCTACGACTTTAAAGAAGAAGCAGGCAGGTTCACAAAGAGTCTGAGATTGGTGAAAATAAGCGATGCAAGAGTACTACAGATCTCTGGAGATAAGCTGGGGTTTAAGCCTTCGTTCGCTGGAGAGTTTTCCCAGCACTCCGTGCTGAAACGGTGGAAGAAGTGGTGTCAGTTCAATCCACCTCTACTTCCAAATGTGAACTGCGTTAAAGAAGAGAAGAAAACTGACGTCATGAAGATCCTGGGCGAGATGGGAGTTGAAAAATCTGTGCTtgatttttatgaaaacatcCTGTCGAATGCTGGCGATAAGGACTTTGCACAGGACCTTGACGATAGTGATGTTGAATAA